A window of the Sabethes cyaneus chromosome 1, idSabCyanKW18_F2, whole genome shotgun sequence genome harbors these coding sequences:
- the LOC128735669 gene encoding leishmanolysin-like peptidase, which translates to MKFCARENINHVLKQFFSTRLLTARGLLLVVLYCFILEPVHGEPSSNIYHDVSHRSHDKHCRHQHPKAHEVIHGVQLEPIHVIRKRSIDQPLRILLVYDESVYRLDSDKFALINDTILPEAVRFWEQALMVRQTKEIIRLNRKCESSQVFVKNSLTYCIDSCKPVTLCGEVQVPEDHLDVCRVCNSTGQDCREDGSTIAGRGISNADFVFYVSARQSERCHKGLTVAYAAHCQQEAALDRPIAGHANLCPESINTKPQELQTLLSTVKHEILHALGFSVSLYAFFRDDEGNPRTPRKPDTGKPYLNEKLQIHQWSDQTIRKVTRNDWAVRGGYINRTVDMMITPRVAKEIRDHFSCQKLEGAELEDQGGEGTALTHWEKRVLENEAMTGTHTQSSAFSRITLALMEDSGWYRANYSMASPLTWGRGLGCNFAMRSCKDWITSNNVRGRSIHPFCAKVKRDPLQTECTDDRSSVALCNLIRHDSPLPRQYQNFDALAHVPTGDEAYYGGSVSLADHCPYIQEFTWRSRNVVVRGSQCQFDDNNPKPEKNFALESYGQDSKCFDHSEHMWEERSCRQTREWQHWGSGCYRYKCEHGRLHIIIANYSYECFYAGQELNVRLMAGGWLHKGAVICPSCKEMCNSIFEQRGERCKASEEAPLANYYPKHQLKCSAASVKHSTNKFLVSISSVIVSLILLLRLRRQFLF; encoded by the exons GTAATACATGGAGTGCAACTGGAACCTATTCATGTGATACGAAAACGTAGCATTGATCAACCGCTGAGGATACTTCTAGTTTACGATGAATCTGTGTACCGATTAGACTCCGATAAATTCGCTCTAATCAAT GATACGATACTGCCGGAAGCCGTTCGGTTTTGGGAGCAAGCTTTGATGGTGCGACAAACTAAAGAGATTATAAGACTTAATCGCAAGTGCGAAAGTAGCCAGGTGTTCGTAAAAAACTCGCTCACCTACTGCATCGATTCATGCAAACCCGTTACGCTATGCGGAGAGGTGCAAGTGCCGGAAGACCATTTGGAT GTGTGCCGTGTTTGCAATTCCACTGGTCAAGATTGCCGTGAAGATGGCAGCACAATTGCAGGCAGAGGAATATCGAACGCTGATTTCGTGTTCTATGTGTCCGCACGGCAATCTGAGCGTTGCCATAAAGGGTTGACGGTAGCGTACGCCGCCCATTGCCAACAAGAAGCGGCTCTAGATCGACCTATCGCTGGCCATGCAAACCTATGCCCGGAAAGCATTAACACTAAACCACAGGAGCTGCAAACGCTGCTTTCCACTGTGAAGCATGAAATTCTCCATGCGCTCGGGTTCTCCGTAAGTTTGTATGCTTTTTTTCGAGACGACGAAGGGAATCCTCGAACTCCCAGGAAGCCAGACACTGGAAAACCATATCTGAATGAAAA GCTGCAAATACACCAGTGGAGTGATCAGACCATCAGAAAAGTGACGAGAAACGATTGGGCAGTGCGTGGAGGGTACATCAATAGGACGGTTGATATGATGATCACTCCAAGGGTGGCAAAGGAGATTAGAGATCATTTTAGTTGCCAGAAACTGGAAGGAGCTGAATTGGAAGACCAGGGTGGAGAAGGCACCGCATTGACACACTGGGAGAAACGTGTGCTGGAG AATGAGGCAATGACAGGCACACATACGCAAAGTTCAGCTTTCTCGCGAATCACTCTGGCACTGATGGAAGATTCGGGGTGGTATAGAGCCAATTACAGCATGGCTTCTCCGCTCACATGGGGCAGAGGGTTAGGCTGTAATTTTGCAATGAGAAGTTGTAAAGATTGGATCACCTCAAACAATGTCAG AGGACGATCCATTCATCCATTCTGTGCAAAGGTAAAGCGTGATCCTCTCCAGACGGAATGCACGGATGATAGAAGTTCAGTAGCATTGTGCAACTTGATACGCCACGACAGTCCGTTACCCCGGCAGTATCAGAATTTCGACGCACTGGCTCACGTACCCACGGGTGACGAAGCGTACTACGGTGGATCGGTTTCATTGGCGGACCACTGTCCATACATACAGGAATTCACCTGGAGAAGTCGGAATGTGGTCGTGCGGGGTTCGCAGTGCCAATTCGATGATAACAATCCAA AACCTGAGAAAAACTTTGCACTGGAATCGTACGGTCAAGattcaaaatgtttcgatcaCAGTGAGCACATGTGGGAAGAAAGATCATGTCGACAAACACGTGAATGGCAACATTGGGGCTCAGGCTGTTATCGGTATAAATGCGAGCATGGACGGTTGCACATAATCATCGCCAACTATTCGTACGAGTGCTTCTATGCTGGACAGGAACTGAACGTGCGTCTCATGGCTGGCGGGTGGTTACACAAAGGAGCTGTTATCTGTCCGTCATGTAAGGAGATGTGCAACTCGATATTCGAGCAGCGAGGAGAACGGTGCAAAGCTAGCGAGGAAGCACCGTTAGCAAACTATTATCCAAAGCACCAGCTAAAATGCAGTGCTGCGAGTGTAAAGCATTCCACTAATAAATTCCTTGTCTCGATTTCGTCAGTTATAGTTAGCCTTATACTTTTATTGCGGTTGCGAAGacaatttttgttttga